One window of Patescibacteria group bacterium genomic DNA carries:
- a CDS encoding inorganic diphosphatase, translated as MNLWHDVPLGDDVPNEFNAIIEIPKGSYNKYEIDKETGLIALDRANYSASPYPFDYGFAPQTLWDDDDALDVIILTTFPLNLGILVRVRPVAVMEMIDSGESDFKIITVPVDDKRWDDVKDLSDLNKHSLKEFQHFFETYKTLKGKGDIVEVYGYKGKKEAKAAVEKSVKLYKEKFKKH; from the coding sequence ATGAATCTATGGCATGATGTACCACTGGGAGATGATGTACCAAATGAATTCAATGCAATCATTGAAATCCCAAAAGGTTCGTACAATAAGTACGAAATAGATAAGGAAACTGGCCTTATCGCACTTGACCGCGCAAATTATTCCGCGTCTCCATATCCATTTGATTATGGCTTTGCTCCACAAACGCTATGGGATGATGATGATGCTCTTGATGTAATAATTCTTACTACATTTCCTCTTAATCTGGGGATTCTGGTTAGAGTTCGACCAGTTGCAGTTATGGAAATGATTGATTCTGGAGAATCTGATTTCAAAATTATCACTGTTCCTGTTGATGACAAACGCTGGGATGATGTAAAAGATTTGTCTGACCTTAATAAACACTCTCTCAAGGAGTTCCAGCATTTTTTTGAAACATACAAAACACTCAAAGGTAAAGGAGATATTGTTGAGGTCTATGGATATAAAGGAAAAAAGGAAGCGAAAGCAGCGGTTGAAAAATCAGTAAAACTCTACAAAGAAAAGTTTAAAAAGCACTAA